Proteins encoded together in one Falco biarmicus isolate bFalBia1 chromosome 4, bFalBia1.pri, whole genome shotgun sequence window:
- the LOC130147616 gene encoding acrosin-like codes for MSRVVGGTDAQPGAWPWIVSIEAPLEGGTAHICGGSLISPQWVLTSAHCFIEARNITMWQVVVGATRLTQLGPEAQVRNIKQLLVHQHFSNITRRNDIALLELEQPVQCNSYVQLACVPDASLRVSELAECYVSGWGARTARGELPKCSHVASASLASLGRQVALPDSRGESQNQAVGTYAS; via the exons ATGTCGCGCGTTgtgggtggcacagatgcccagccaggggcctggccctggatcgTCAGCATCGAGGCTCCCTTGGAAGGAGGCACGGCGCACATCTGCGGGGGTTCCCTCATCAGCCCACAGTGGGTCCTCACATcagcccactgcttcatcgAGGCCAG gaACATCACCATGTGGCAGGTGGTGGTAGGTGCCACCCGGCTGACCCAGCTGGGACCTGAGGCCCAGGTGCGCAACATCAAGCAGCTGCTGGTTCACCAGCACTTCAGTAATATCACACGGAGGAacgacattgccttgctggaactggagcagcctgtccagtgcaacaGCTACGTACAGCTTGCCTGCGTGCCCGATGCCTCGCTGAGAGTCTCGGAGCTGGCAGAGTGCTACgtcagtggctggggtgccaggacTGCAAGAGGTGAGCTCCCAAAATGTAGTCACGTTGCGAGTGCaagcttggccagcttggggaGGCAGGTTGCTCTTCCTGACAGCAGGGGCGAAAGCCAGAATCAGGCTGTGGGGACGTATGCCTCTTAG
- the LOC130147615 gene encoding acrosin-like, which translates to MSRVVGGTDAQPGAWPWIVSIEAPLEGGTAHICGGSLISPQWVLTSAHCFIEARNITTWNVVVGATRLTQLGPEAQVRNIKQLLVHQHFSNITRRNDIALLELEQPVQCNSYVQLACVPDASLRVSELTECYVSGWGARTARVSVLFTAGGSAYVLQEAQVHLIDAGVCNSSGWYRGAIHTHNICAGYPQGGIDTCQGDSGGPLVCQDKSADYFWLVGLTSWGMGCARAKKPGVYTSTQHFYNWILEQMGLHTAVATTARPQPAFTSTPVHRPTPTEAGRFIPCPLPVQKLWDFLSWLQKLVQFLIGEKV; encoded by the exons ATGTCGCGCGTTgtgggtggcacagatgcccagccaggggcctggccctggatcgTCAGCATCGAGGCTCCCTTGGAAGGAGGCACGGCGCACATCTGCGGGGGTTCCCTCATCAGCCCACAGTGGGTCCTCACATcagcccactgcttcatcgAGGCCAG gaACATCACCACGTGGAACGTGGTGGTAGGTGCCACCCGGCTGACCCAGCTGGGACCTGAGGCCCAGGTGCGCAACATCAAGCAGCTGCTGGTTCACCAGCACTTCAGTAATATCACACGGAGGAacgacattgccttgctggaactggagcagcctgtccagtgcaacaGCTATGTACAGCTTGCCTGCGTGCCGGATGCCTCGCTGAGAGTCTCGGAGCTGACAGAGTGCTACgtcagtggctggggtgccaggacTGCAAGAG tttctgtgctcttcacagctggaggatcggcgtatgtgctgcaggaggcccaggtccaCCTCATTGATGCCggggtctgtaacagcagcggcTGGTACAGAGGGGCCATCCACACCCACAACATCTGTGCTGGCTATCCGCAGGGTGGCATCgacacctgccag ggggacagcggtgggcctCTTGTGTGCCAAGACAAGAGCGCTgactacttctggcttgttggcCTGACCAGCTGGGGGATGGGCTGTGCGAGAGCAAAGAAGCCCGGAGTCTacacctccacccagcacttctacAACTGGATCCTGGAACAGATGGGCCTGCACACAGCAGTAGCGACTACGGCAAGGCCGCAGCCAGCCTTCACCTCCACCCCCGTTCACAGGCCAACACcaacagaagcaggaaggtTTATACCCTGCCCACTTCCAGTGCAGAAGCTGTGGGATTTCCTTTCTTGGCTGCAGAAGTTGGTGCAGTTCCTAATAGGAGAAAAGGTTTGA